From one Notolabrus celidotus isolate fNotCel1 chromosome 24, fNotCel1.pri, whole genome shotgun sequence genomic stretch:
- the LOC117808059 gene encoding B- and T-lymphocyte attenuator-like, whose protein sequence is MIVPIMRPQSCWTLLLVSILAALLLTLNADSKDECDVQVKVPRNTRYNTFLWEDLRINCTVTFCKDPPPEVSWYKIEQNDVPVNFSGGSRFRAEWKRLEHLKGVSFLTIQKVVTNDSGVYRCQSGSSVGYNINVSVSDRTDSDPGWMVDLWTYGYIAAGITAFVIIVIVISVASMQGCKGKSKNVTQEDNQYAAIPMVEQPFPNTLVHPSPRGSPSVPLSQASTRRKKPPHQPSRSPGMRDNECVYSKVKGDRHRQRNTADEEGGSVVYAALNHQVPARAPARPRRQMEETSEYAAIRIKDPNCS, encoded by the exons ATGATCGTTCCCATCATGAGGCCTCAAAGCTGCTGGACTCTGCTGCTTGTGTCCATCTTGGCAGCGCTGCTCCTCACCTTAAACGCTGACA GTAAGGATGAATGTGATGTTCAAGTGAAAGTACCCCGCAACACAAGGTACAACACTTTTCTCTGGGAAGACCTGAGGATTAACTGCACAGTTACATTCTGCAAGGATCCACCACCAGAAGTCTCCTGGTATAAAATTGAGCAAAATGACGTTCCTGTAAACTTCAGCGGGGGCAGTCGCTTTAGAGCAGAGTGGAAACGTTTGGAGCATTTAAAAGGAGTATCATTTTTGACTATTCAAAAAGTTGTCACAAATGACTCAGGTGTGTATCGATGTCAAAGTGGCTCAAGTGTTGGATATAACATCAACGTCTCTGTCAGTG acagAACGGATTCAGATCCAGGGTGGATGGTAGATCTGTGGACGTACGGGTACATCGCTGCTGGGATCACAGCTTTTGTCATCATTGTGATAGTTATATCTGTTGCATCAATGCAAGGGTGTAAAG GAAAATCAAAGAATGTGACACAAGAGGATAATCAG TATGCAGCAATCCCCATGGTCGAGCAACCCTTCCCAAACACCCTTGTCCATCCCTCGCCAAGAGGAAGCCCCTCTGTGCCGCTGTCTCAGGCATCAACCCGGAGGAAGAAGCCGCCCCACCAACCTAGTAGGTCGCCTGGGATGAGAGACAATGAGTGCGTTTACAGCAAGGTCAAAGGGGACAGACATCGACAGAGGAACACGGCGGACGAGGAGGGGGGTTCTGTTGTTTACGCCGCCCTCAACCATCAGGTCCCAGCGAGGGCTCCTGCTCGACCACGGAGGCAGATGGAGGAGACTTCAGAGTACGCGGCCATTCGTATTAAAGACCCGAACTGCTCTTAG
- the LOC117808440 gene encoding splicing factor U2AF 35 kDa subunit-like, whose protein sequence is MAEYLASIFGTEKDKVNCSFYFKIGACRHGDRCSRLHNKPTFSQTILIQNIYRNPQNSAQTADASRCAVSDVEMQEHYDEFFEEVFTEMEEKYGEVEEMNVCDNLGDHLVGNVYVKFRREEDAEKAVMDLNNRWFNAQPIHAELSPVTDFREACCRQYEMGECTRGGFCNFMHLKPISRELRRELYGRRRKRHRSRSRSRERRSRSRDRRRERPTERRRSRDRERSGRF, encoded by the exons ATGGCGGAGTACCTGGCATCCATTTTCGGCACAGAGAAAGACAA GGTCAATTGTTCGTTCTATTTTAAAATCGGAGCCTGCAGACATGGAGACCGCTGCTCGAGATTGCACAACAAACCAACCTTCAGCCAG accaTCTTGATCCAAAACATCTACCGTAACCCCCAGAACAGCGCACAGACGGCCGACGCTTCCCGCT GTGCTGTCAGCGATGTAGAAATGCAGGAGCACTACGACGAGTTCTTCGAG GAAGTGTTCACGGAGATGGAGGAGAAGTacggggaggtggaggagatgaACGTGTGCGATAACTTGGGAGACCACCTAGTCGGCAATGTCTACGTAAAG TTTCGGCGCGAGGAGGACGCAGAGAAAGCAGTCATGGACCTAAACAACCGCTGGTTTAACGCCCAGCCCATTCACGCAGAGCTCTCCCCCGTCACCGACTTCAGGGAAGCTTGCTGTCGTCAGTATGAAATGGG AGAGTGCACCAGAGGTGGATTCTGCAACTTTATGCATCTGAAACCCATCTCACGGGAACTTCGAAGGGAGCTGTATGGCCGTCGCAGGAAAAG GCATCGCTCTCGCTCGCGCTCCCGTGAACGACGCTCTCGCTCCAGGGACCGAAGACGAGAACGGCCAACCGAGAGGCGGAGATCGAGGGACCGAGAGCGCTCTGGGAGATTCTAA